A genome region from Streptomyces pratensis includes the following:
- a CDS encoding DUF5941 domain-containing protein has product MTAAADATEAAALLAAVPLSRRVALVDPRFVGHVHALRLGLTDPRFAAASIPGALTAQPEARPALLRALRRAVAAVGAGSPVAHADAEPVTEDRTVPGRLASALDAEGIAVKRPELGSLTAAVPTAPEERNAARAAVAAVDDEAVRLRSAVKAHDGFFTTYFISPYSRYIARWCARRGLTPNQVTTASLITALIAAGSAATGTRGGYVAAGVLLLLSFVLDCTDGQLARYSLQYSTMGAWLDATFDRAKEYAYYAGLALGAARGGDDVWVLALGAMVLQACRHVVDFSFNEANHDAVSNTSPTAALSDKLDSVGWTVWLRRMIVLPIGERWAMIAVLTAVTTPRIVFYALLIGCSLAACYTTAGRLLRSLTRKAQRTDRAAQALADLADSGPVAQAVAASLRRPGGGFTAPLLALVGALVMVAAALFAPYGGWLTVGAAALYAIISGSAVSRPLKGALDWLVPPVFRAAEYCTILVLAARSDVPHAVPAAFGLVSAVAYHHYDTVYRIRGGTGAPPQWLVRAIGGHEGRTLVVAVLAAVLTHGSGFTTALTALAAAVALVVLVESIRFWVSSSAPAVHDEGELA; this is encoded by the coding sequence GTGACTGCCGCAGCAGACGCCACCGAGGCCGCCGCACTGCTCGCCGCAGTCCCGCTCAGCAGGCGCGTCGCGCTCGTGGACCCCCGCTTCGTCGGCCACGTCCACGCCCTCAGGCTCGGACTCACCGACCCCCGCTTCGCCGCCGCGTCGATCCCGGGGGCGCTCACCGCGCAGCCCGAGGCCCGTCCCGCGCTGCTCCGTGCCCTGCGACGGGCCGTGGCCGCCGTCGGTGCCGGGAGCCCCGTCGCGCATGCCGATGCCGAACCCGTCACCGAGGACCGCACGGTCCCCGGCCGCCTGGCCTCGGCCCTGGACGCGGAGGGCATCGCGGTGAAGCGCCCCGAGCTCGGGTCCCTCACGGCCGCTGTGCCCACGGCCCCCGAGGAGCGGAACGCCGCACGGGCCGCGGTGGCAGCCGTCGACGACGAGGCCGTACGCCTGCGCAGCGCGGTGAAGGCGCACGACGGCTTCTTCACCACGTACTTCATCAGCCCTTACTCCCGCTACATCGCCCGCTGGTGCGCCCGCCGGGGCCTCACCCCGAACCAGGTCACCACCGCCTCGCTGATCACCGCGCTGATCGCGGCCGGCAGCGCGGCGACCGGCACCCGCGGCGGCTACGTCGCGGCCGGAGTGCTCCTGCTGCTCTCCTTCGTCCTGGACTGCACCGACGGGCAGCTCGCCCGGTACTCGCTGCAGTACTCGACGATGGGCGCCTGGCTGGACGCCACCTTCGACCGGGCCAAGGAGTACGCCTACTACGCGGGCCTCGCCCTCGGCGCCGCCCGTGGCGGCGACGACGTATGGGTCCTCGCGCTCGGCGCCATGGTGCTCCAGGCCTGCCGCCATGTCGTCGACTTCTCGTTCAACGAGGCGAACCACGACGCGGTGTCCAACACGAGCCCTACCGCCGCCCTCTCGGACAAGCTCGACAGCGTCGGGTGGACGGTCTGGCTGCGCCGGATGATAGTGCTGCCCATCGGTGAACGATGGGCCATGATCGCCGTGCTCACCGCCGTCACCACGCCCCGGATCGTCTTCTACGCCCTGCTCATCGGCTGCTCCCTGGCGGCCTGCTACACCACGGCGGGCCGCTTGCTGCGCTCGCTGACCCGCAAGGCGCAGCGCACCGACCGCGCCGCACAGGCACTGGCCGACCTCGCCGACTCGGGCCCGGTCGCCCAGGCCGTCGCCGCCTCGCTCCGGCGGCCCGGCGGTGGCTTCACGGCCCCGCTCCTGGCACTCGTGGGAGCCCTGGTGATGGTCGCCGCGGCGCTGTTCGCGCCGTACGGCGGCTGGCTGACCGTGGGGGCCGCGGCGTTGTACGCGATCATCTCCGGATCCGCCGTCTCGCGGCCGCTCAAGGGCGCCCTCGACTGGCTCGTCCCGCCGGTCTTCCGTGCCGCCGAGTACTGCACGATCCTGGTGCTGGCCGCCCGCAGTGATGTACCGCACGCCGTTCCCGCCGCATTCGGCCTCGTTTCGGCCGTCGCCTACCATCACTACGACACGGTCTACCGCATCCGGGGCGGCACCGGAGCGCCGCCGCAGTGGCTGGTGCGCGCCATCGGCGGCCACGAGGGCCGGACCCTGGTCGTGGCCGTCCTCGCCGCCGTACTGACCCACGGTTCAGGATTCACCACGGCTCTCACCGCGCTCGCGGCCGCCGTGGCTCTGGTGGTGCTCGTGGAGTCCATCCGCTTCTGGGTGTCCTCATCGGCCCCCGCTGTACACGACGAAGGAGAACTCGCATGA
- a CDS encoding sugar phosphate nucleotidyltransferase, producing MIGLVLAAGAGRRLRPYTDTLPKALVPVDGEKTVLDLTLANFAEVGLTEVAVVVGYRKEAVYARKAEFEAKYGVTLTLIDNDKAEEWNNAYSLWCAREVLKQGVILANGDTVHPVSVEKTLLDARGKGQKIVLALDTVKTLADEEMKVITEDGKGVRRITKLMDPATATGEYIGVTLIEPEAAEELADALKATFERDPDLYYEDGYQELVNRGFTVDVAPIGEVTWVEIDNHDDLARGREIACLY from the coding sequence ATGATCGGCCTCGTACTGGCTGCCGGTGCAGGACGCCGTCTGCGTCCCTACACGGACACGCTGCCCAAGGCGCTGGTGCCGGTGGACGGCGAGAAGACGGTCCTGGACCTGACACTGGCCAACTTCGCGGAGGTCGGACTCACCGAGGTCGCGGTCGTCGTCGGCTACCGCAAGGAAGCGGTCTACGCCCGCAAGGCCGAGTTCGAGGCGAAGTACGGCGTGACGCTGACGCTCATCGACAACGACAAGGCCGAGGAGTGGAACAACGCCTACTCCCTCTGGTGCGCCCGTGAGGTCCTGAAGCAGGGCGTCATCCTCGCCAACGGCGACACCGTGCACCCGGTCTCGGTCGAGAAGACCCTCCTGGACGCGCGCGGCAAGGGCCAGAAGATCGTCCTCGCCCTCGACACGGTGAAGACCCTCGCCGACGAGGAGATGAAGGTGATCACCGAGGACGGCAAGGGCGTCCGGCGGATCACGAAGCTGATGGACCCGGCCACCGCGACCGGCGAGTACATCGGTGTCACCCTGATCGAGCCCGAGGCCGCCGAGGAGCTCGCCGACGCCCTGAAGGCCACCTTCGAGCGCGACCCCGACCTCTACTACGAGGACGGCTACCAGGAGCTCGTGAACCGCGGCTTCACGGTCGACGTCGCGCCCATCGGCGAGGTGACCTGGGTCGAGATCGACAACCACGACGATCTCGCCAGGGGCAGGGAGATCGCGTGCCTGTACTGA
- a CDS encoding iron-containing alcohol dehydrogenase family protein yields MPVLTRLIPSPVVVDIRRGAMDDLAGLLADQRISASGKLAIAISGGSGRALRERLAPVLPGADWYPVADGTIDSAVRLADGIKGNRYDAVVGLGGGKIIDVAKYAAARVGTPMVAVATNLSHDGLCSPVATLDNDNGRGSYGVPTPIAVVIDLDVIREAPARYVRSGIGDAVSNISCVADWELAHEVRREDIDGLAAAMARQAGEAVLRHPGVVGDDAFLKVLAEGLVLTGISMSIAGDSRPASGACHEINHAFDLLYPKRAASHGEQVGLGACFAMHLRGAHAESVEMASVLRRHGLPVLPDEIGFTTEEFVRAVDYAPQTRPGRFTILEHLNLSTDQIRDAYADYAKAIHS; encoded by the coding sequence GTGCCTGTACTGACCCGCCTCATCCCGTCCCCCGTCGTCGTCGACATCCGGCGCGGCGCGATGGACGATCTGGCCGGTCTCCTTGCCGACCAGCGGATCTCCGCGTCGGGCAAGCTCGCCATCGCGATCAGCGGCGGTTCCGGGCGTGCCCTGCGCGAGAGGCTCGCTCCGGTGCTGCCCGGTGCCGACTGGTACCCGGTCGCCGACGGCACGATCGACTCCGCGGTGCGGCTCGCCGACGGGATCAAGGGCAACCGCTACGACGCCGTGGTCGGCCTCGGCGGGGGCAAGATCATCGACGTGGCCAAGTACGCCGCGGCACGCGTGGGCACGCCCATGGTCGCCGTCGCGACGAACCTCTCCCACGACGGGCTCTGCTCGCCGGTCGCGACCCTGGACAACGACAACGGACGGGGCTCCTACGGGGTCCCCACCCCGATCGCCGTGGTCATCGACCTCGACGTGATCCGTGAGGCCCCCGCGCGGTACGTGCGCTCGGGAATCGGCGACGCGGTCTCCAACATCTCCTGCGTCGCCGACTGGGAGCTCGCCCACGAGGTCCGCCGCGAGGACATCGACGGGCTCGCGGCGGCCATGGCCCGGCAGGCCGGCGAGGCCGTGCTGCGCCACCCCGGAGTCGTCGGCGACGACGCCTTCCTCAAGGTGCTCGCCGAGGGACTCGTCCTCACCGGCATCTCGATGTCGATCGCCGGGGACTCCCGGCCCGCCTCGGGCGCCTGCCACGAGATCAACCACGCCTTCGACCTGCTGTACCCGAAGCGCGCGGCCAGCCACGGCGAGCAGGTCGGCCTCGGCGCCTGCTTCGCCATGCACCTGCGGGGCGCGCACGCGGAGTCCGTCGAGATGGCGTCCGTGCTGCGGCGCCACGGGCTGCCGGTGCTGCCCGACGAGATCGGCTTCACCACCGAAGAATTCGTGCGGGCCGTCGACTACGCCCCGCAGACGCGCCCGGGACGCTTCACGATCCTGGAACACCTCAACCTGTCCACCGACCAGATCAGGGACGCGTACGCCGACTATGCAAAAGCCATCCATAGCTGA
- a CDS encoding CDP-alcohol phosphatidyltransferase family protein has protein sequence MQKPSIAELRPVVHPPGVKDRRSGEHWAGRLYMREISLRITRRLVTTKVTPNQLTYVMTVAGVLAAPALLIPGIPGALLGVLAVQLYLLFDCVDGEVARWKKQYSLGGVYLDRVAAYLCDAAVLVGFGLRAADLWGPGRVDWLWAFLGTLAALGAILIKAETDLVGVARHQGGLPPVKEAASEPRSSGMALARRAAGALKFHRLILGIEASFVILVVAVLDVVRDDLFFSRLAVAVMAGIALLQTVLHLVSILASSRLK, from the coding sequence ATGCAAAAGCCATCCATAGCTGAACTCCGCCCGGTCGTGCACCCGCCGGGTGTGAAGGACCGGCGCAGCGGCGAGCACTGGGCGGGTCGGCTCTACATGCGCGAGATCTCGCTGCGCATCACCCGCCGCCTGGTGACCACCAAGGTCACGCCCAACCAGCTGACCTACGTGATGACCGTCGCCGGCGTGCTCGCGGCCCCGGCACTGCTGATCCCGGGTATCCCCGGCGCCCTGCTCGGCGTACTCGCCGTCCAGCTCTACCTGCTGTTCGACTGCGTCGACGGCGAGGTGGCGCGGTGGAAGAAGCAGTACTCGCTGGGCGGGGTCTACCTGGACCGGGTGGCCGCCTACCTGTGCGACGCGGCGGTGCTGGTCGGCTTCGGCCTGCGCGCCGCCGACCTGTGGGGCCCGGGACGCGTCGACTGGCTGTGGGCCTTCCTGGGCACGCTCGCCGCGCTGGGCGCCATCCTGATCAAGGCCGAGACGGACCTCGTCGGCGTGGCACGCCACCAGGGCGGGCTGCCGCCCGTCAAGGAGGCCGCGTCCGAGCCCCGCTCCTCCGGCATGGCGCTCGCCCGCCGGGCCGCCGGCGCACTCAAGTTCCACCGGCTGATCCTCGGCATCGAGGCGTCGTTCGTGATCCTGGTGGTGGCCGTACTCGACGTGGTCAGGGACGACCTCTTCTTCAGCCGTCTCGCGGTCGCGGTCATGGCCGGCATCGCCCTTCTCCAGACCGTCCTGCACCTGGTGTCGATCCTGGCGTCCAGCAGGCTGAAGTGA
- a CDS encoding glycosyltransferase family 2 protein, producing the protein MKLGAVIITMGNRPDELRALLDSVAEQEGDRIEVVVVGNGAPVPDVPPGVRTVELPENLGIPGGRNVGIEAFGPSGADVDALLFLDDDGHLPNTDTAELCRKAFEADPKLGIVTFRIADPDTGVTQRRHVPRLRASDPMRSSRVTTFLGGANAVRSQVIAEAGPLPGEFFYAHEETDLAWRALDAGWMIEYRADMVLNHPTTAPSRHAVYHRMVARNRVWLARRNLPAPLVPLYVGVWLLLTLVRRPSLPALKAWFGGFREGWTKPCGPRRPMRWRTVWRLTRLGRPPVI; encoded by the coding sequence ATGAAACTCGGCGCGGTCATCATCACCATGGGCAACCGCCCCGACGAACTGCGCGCCCTTCTGGATTCGGTCGCCGAGCAGGAGGGCGACCGGATCGAGGTGGTCGTCGTCGGCAACGGCGCCCCGGTCCCCGACGTCCCCCCGGGCGTGCGGACCGTCGAGCTGCCCGAGAATCTGGGTATCCCGGGCGGCCGCAACGTCGGCATCGAGGCGTTCGGCCCGTCCGGGGCCGATGTGGACGCCCTGCTGTTCCTCGACGACGACGGTCACCTGCCGAACACCGACACCGCCGAACTCTGCCGGAAGGCGTTCGAGGCGGACCCGAAGCTCGGTATCGTCACCTTCCGCATCGCGGACCCGGACACCGGTGTCACCCAGCGGCGGCACGTTCCGCGACTGCGTGCCTCCGACCCGATGCGCTCGTCCCGCGTCACGACGTTCCTCGGCGGCGCGAACGCCGTGCGGAGCCAGGTGATCGCCGAGGCCGGCCCCCTCCCCGGCGAGTTCTTCTACGCGCACGAGGAGACCGACCTCGCCTGGCGGGCCCTGGACGCCGGCTGGATGATCGAGTACCGCGCCGACATGGTGCTGAACCACCCCACCACCGCTCCCTCGCGGCACGCGGTCTACCACCGCATGGTGGCCCGCAACCGCGTCTGGCTCGCGCGCCGGAACCTGCCCGCACCGCTGGTACCCCTCTACGTCGGGGTCTGGCTGCTCCTCACCCTGGTGCGCCGGCCCTCCCTGCCCGCCCTCAAGGCATGGTTCGGAGGGTTCCGGGAAGGCTGGACGAAGCCCTGCGGGCCCCGGCGCCCCATGAGGTGGCGTACGGTATGGCGGCTGACCAGACTGGGCCGGCCGCCGGTGATCTGA
- a CDS encoding ABC transporter permease produces MSDTTRDGGIALSSPPSADEGLSAHQLADKYGLTVSGARPGLSAYIRQLWGRRHFILAFSRAKLTAQYSQAKLGQLWQVATPLLNALVYFLIFGIILGTARGMSQEVFIPFLVTGVFVFTFTQSSVMAGVRSISGNIGLVRALHFPRASLPVSFSLQQLQQLLYSMIVLLAVAVGFGSYPSLSWLLVIPALAMQFLFNTGLALVMARLGSKTPDLAQLMPFVMRTWMYASGVMFSIPVMLADKPQWIADVLQYNPAAIYMDLVRFALIDGYGSENLPQHVWAVGLAWALVVGVVGFVYFWKAEERYGRG; encoded by the coding sequence GTGAGTGACACGACCCGCGACGGCGGGATTGCCCTGAGCAGCCCGCCGTCCGCCGACGAGGGCCTGAGCGCGCACCAGCTGGCCGACAAGTACGGCTTGACGGTGAGCGGCGCCCGGCCCGGGCTGTCCGCGTACATCCGGCAACTCTGGGGCCGTCGGCACTTCATCCTGGCCTTCTCCAGGGCGAAGCTGACCGCGCAGTACAGCCAGGCCAAGCTCGGCCAGCTGTGGCAGGTGGCCACGCCACTGCTGAACGCCCTGGTCTACTTCCTGATCTTCGGGATCATCCTGGGCACCGCCAGGGGGATGAGCCAGGAGGTCTTCATCCCGTTCCTGGTGACCGGAGTGTTCGTCTTCACGTTCACCCAGAGCTCGGTCATGGCGGGGGTGCGCTCCATCTCCGGCAACATCGGCCTGGTCCGCGCCCTGCACTTCCCCAGGGCCTCGCTGCCCGTCTCGTTCTCGCTCCAGCAGCTTCAGCAGCTGCTGTACTCCATGATCGTGCTGCTGGCCGTGGCGGTGGGTTTCGGCAGCTACCCGTCGCTCTCGTGGCTGCTCGTCATTCCGGCGCTGGCCATGCAGTTCCTCTTCAACACCGGCCTGGCGCTCGTCATGGCCCGGCTGGGCAGCAAGACCCCCGACCTCGCCCAGCTCATGCCGTTCGTCATGCGCACCTGGATGTACGCCTCGGGTGTGATGTTCTCCATTCCCGTGATGCTGGCGGACAAGCCGCAGTGGATCGCCGACGTGCTGCAGTACAACCCGGCGGCCATCTACATGGACCTGGTCCGCTTCGCACTGATCGACGGCTACGGCTCGGAGAACCTGCCGCAGCACGTCTGGGCCGTCGGCCTCGCCTGGGCGCTCGTGGTGGGCGTCGTGGGCTTCGTGTACTTCTGGAAGGCAGAGGAACGGTACGGCCGTGGCTGA
- a CDS encoding ABC transporter ATP-binding protein — protein MAEESSQGHIPTVIADDVHIVYRVSGTGGGKGSATAALSRIMRRGKGEPRGVRKVHAVRGVSFTAYRGQAIGLIGTNGSGKSTLLRAIAGLLPTEHGKVYTDGQPSLLGVNAALMSDLTGERNVVLGGLAMGMSREEIRARYQDIVDFSGINEKGDFITLPMRTYSSGMAARLRFSIAAAKNHDVLMIDEALATGDRKFRVRSEERIRELRKEAGTVFLVSHNNKTIRDTCDRVLWLEKGELLMDGPTEEVLKAYERETGK, from the coding sequence GTGGCTGAGGAATCGTCCCAGGGACACATCCCCACCGTGATCGCGGACGACGTGCACATCGTGTACCGCGTCAGTGGCACGGGCGGTGGAAAGGGCAGCGCCACCGCCGCGCTGAGCAGGATCATGCGCCGAGGCAAGGGCGAACCGCGCGGTGTGCGCAAGGTGCACGCGGTGCGGGGCGTCTCCTTCACCGCCTACCGAGGCCAGGCCATCGGCCTCATCGGTACCAACGGTTCGGGCAAGTCCACCCTGCTGCGGGCCATCGCCGGCCTGCTGCCGACCGAGCACGGCAAGGTGTACACGGACGGTCAGCCCTCGCTGCTCGGAGTCAACGCGGCGCTGATGAGCGACCTGACCGGCGAGCGCAACGTCGTGCTCGGCGGCCTCGCCATGGGCATGAGCCGCGAGGAGATCCGGGCGCGGTACCAGGACATCGTGGACTTCTCCGGGATCAACGAGAAGGGCGACTTCATCACGCTGCCGATGCGGACGTACTCGTCCGGCATGGCGGCCCGGCTCCGCTTCTCGATCGCGGCCGCCAAGAACCACGACGTCCTCATGATCGACGAGGCGCTGGCCACCGGTGACCGCAAGTTCCGGGTCCGCTCCGAGGAGCGGATCCGCGAGCTGCGCAAGGAGGCGGGCACCGTCTTCCTGGTCAGCCACAACAACAAGACCATCAGGGACACCTGCGACCGGGTGCTGTGGCTGGAGAAGGGCGAGCTCCTGATGGACGGCCCCACCGAAGAGGTGCTGAAGGCCTACGAGCGGGAGACGGGCAAGTAG
- the hpnC gene encoding squalene synthase HpnC: MTRTQQARADAATATLDKAADENFPVAPFFLPRAWRDDLMAVYGFARLVDDIGDGDLAPGGADARHLGLEPGQGEDRLAALDALEADLHRVFSRTGEDPRHPLMGALRPTVRRCALTPEPFLGLVEANRQDQKVRRYGTYGDLLAYCELSANPVGRLVLQITGTASPERIRRSDAVCTALQIAEHLQDVTEDLGRDRIYLPAEDMARFHVGEPDLAAPSAGAAVRTLVAYEAERARDLLDEGIPLVGSVHGRLKLLLAGFVGGGRAALGAISAAGFDVLPGPPKPTAPRLLREVGDVLRRAHREG; the protein is encoded by the coding sequence GTGACCCGTACCCAGCAGGCGCGCGCCGACGCCGCAACCGCCACGCTCGACAAGGCCGCGGACGAGAACTTCCCCGTGGCCCCCTTCTTCCTGCCCCGCGCCTGGCGCGACGACCTGATGGCGGTCTACGGATTCGCCCGCCTCGTCGACGACATCGGCGACGGTGACCTGGCTCCCGGCGGTGCCGACGCCCGCCACCTCGGCCTCGAACCCGGGCAGGGCGAGGACCGGCTCGCGGCGCTGGACGCCCTCGAAGCCGATCTGCACCGGGTCTTCTCCCGTACCGGCGAGGACCCGCGCCACCCCCTGATGGGCGCCCTGCGCCCCACCGTGCGGCGCTGCGCGCTCACCCCCGAACCCTTCCTCGGACTCGTCGAGGCCAACCGGCAGGACCAGAAGGTCCGCCGCTACGGGACCTACGGGGATCTGCTGGCCTACTGCGAGCTCTCCGCCAACCCCGTCGGCCGCCTCGTGCTCCAGATCACCGGCACCGCGAGCCCCGAACGGATCCGCCGCTCCGACGCCGTCTGCACCGCGCTGCAGATCGCCGAGCACCTCCAGGACGTCACCGAGGACCTCGGCCGCGACCGGATCTACCTGCCGGCCGAGGACATGGCCCGTTTCCATGTCGGCGAACCCGACCTGGCCGCACCGTCCGCAGGCGCGGCGGTACGCACCCTGGTCGCGTACGAGGCGGAGCGCGCCCGTGACCTGCTGGACGAGGGCATCCCCCTGGTGGGCAGCGTCCACGGCCGGCTCAAGCTGCTGCTCGCCGGATTCGTCGGCGGCGGGCGGGCCGCACTCGGCGCGATCTCGGCCGCCGGATTCGACGTACTGCCCGGACCGCCCAAGCCCACCGCGCCAAGACTGCTGCGCGAAGTGGGAGACGTCTTGCGAAGAGCGCACAGAGAGGGGTGA
- the hpnD gene encoding presqualene diphosphate synthase HpnD has product MSAPVQAAYSYCEAVTGQQARNFAYGIRLLPYEKRQAMSALYAFSRRVDDIGDGELDPETKHARLEDTRNLLVRIRDKAVEEDDTDPVAVALADAAHRFPLPLGGLDELIDGVLMDVRGATYETWDDLKTYCRCVAGAIGRLSLGVFGTEAGAPGAERAAEYADTLGLALQLTNILRDVREDAGNGRTYLPADDLAKFGCSAGFHRATPPPGSDFAGLVHFEVRRARALFAEGYRLLPMLDRRSGACVAAMAGIYRRLLDRIERDPEAVLRGRVSLPGHEKAYVAVRGLSGLDARYISRRTARGRV; this is encoded by the coding sequence ATGTCGGCACCGGTACAGGCCGCATACAGCTACTGCGAGGCCGTCACCGGACAGCAGGCCCGCAATTTCGCGTACGGCATCCGACTGCTGCCGTACGAGAAGCGGCAGGCCATGTCGGCGCTGTACGCCTTCTCCCGTCGGGTCGACGACATCGGCGACGGTGAGCTGGATCCGGAGACCAAGCACGCCCGGCTGGAGGACACCCGGAACCTGCTCGTCCGTATCCGGGACAAGGCGGTCGAAGAGGACGACACCGACCCGGTCGCGGTCGCGCTGGCCGACGCCGCGCACCGGTTCCCGCTGCCGCTCGGTGGCCTCGACGAGCTGATCGACGGCGTACTGATGGACGTACGCGGAGCGACCTACGAGACGTGGGACGACCTGAAGACGTACTGCCGGTGTGTCGCGGGTGCCATCGGGCGCCTCAGCCTGGGCGTCTTCGGGACGGAGGCGGGTGCACCCGGCGCCGAGCGGGCCGCGGAGTACGCCGACACCCTCGGCCTGGCACTCCAGCTCACCAACATCCTGCGTGACGTCCGGGAGGACGCCGGCAACGGGCGTACGTACCTGCCGGCCGACGACCTCGCCAAGTTCGGCTGCTCCGCCGGATTCCACCGGGCCACCCCGCCCCCCGGCTCGGACTTCGCCGGCCTGGTGCACTTCGAGGTCCGGCGCGCCCGGGCGCTCTTCGCCGAGGGCTACCGGCTCCTGCCCATGCTGGACCGGCGCAGCGGAGCCTGTGTGGCCGCCATGGCCGGTATCTACCGGCGGCTCCTCGACCGGATCGAACGGGATCCCGAAGCCGTCCTGCGCGGCAGGGTCTCGCTCCCCGGCCATGAGAAGGCGTACGTTGCGGTGCGAGGACTGTCGGGTCTCGACGCGCGCTACATCTCACGCCGGACGGCCAGGGGGAGGGTCTGA
- the hpnE gene encoding hydroxysqualene dehydroxylase HpnE, protein MTGRSPRSSRAVVVGGGLAGVTAALRLADAGLGVTLLEGRPRLGGLAFSFRRGDLSVDNGQHVYLRCCTGYRWFLDRIEGAHLAPLQDRLDVPVLDVGRPAGPRLGRLRRTGLPVPLHLAGGLAAYPHLSLAEKAGVARAALALGRLDPADPALDGIDFATWLRRQGQSHRTIEALWDLVGVATLNATAENASMALAAKVFKTGLLSEPGAADIGWAAVPLGDLHDTLARRALESAGVEIHLRARAGSLTRAEGGRWAVETDGERFEAETVVLAVPQGETHGLLPDGALDDPGRLLDLTDAPILNVHVVYDRKVLRRPFFAALGSPVQWVFDRTASSGLQGGGQYLAVSQSAAQDEIDLPVAELRRRYLPELERLLPAARGAGIRDFFVTRERTATFAPTPGVGRLRPDTHTRAAGLHLAGAWTATGWPATMEGAVRSGFSAADAALQALGRPHEHPLQEAA, encoded by the coding sequence ATGACCGGCCGGAGCCCTCGGTCCTCCCGCGCTGTGGTCGTCGGCGGCGGCCTCGCCGGCGTCACCGCGGCGCTGCGCCTCGCCGACGCGGGGCTCGGCGTGACCCTGCTCGAAGGCCGCCCCCGGCTGGGCGGACTCGCATTCTCCTTCCGGCGCGGTGACCTGTCCGTCGACAACGGCCAGCACGTCTACCTGCGCTGCTGTACCGGCTACCGCTGGTTCCTCGACCGGATCGAGGGGGCCCACCTGGCCCCGCTGCAGGACCGCCTGGACGTGCCCGTGCTCGACGTCGGCCGCCCCGCCGGACCGAGGCTCGGACGGCTCCGCCGCACAGGGCTGCCCGTACCGCTGCACCTCGCCGGAGGGCTCGCCGCCTATCCGCACCTGTCGCTCGCGGAGAAGGCGGGCGTCGCCCGTGCCGCGCTGGCGCTGGGCCGTCTCGACCCCGCCGATCCCGCGCTCGACGGCATCGACTTCGCCACCTGGCTCCGCCGTCAGGGTCAGTCGCACCGCACCATCGAGGCCCTCTGGGACCTCGTCGGCGTCGCCACGCTGAACGCCACCGCGGAGAACGCCTCGATGGCGCTCGCCGCGAAGGTCTTCAAGACCGGGCTCCTCTCCGAACCTGGGGCCGCCGACATCGGCTGGGCCGCCGTACCGCTCGGGGACCTCCACGACACCCTCGCCCGCAGGGCCCTGGAATCGGCCGGCGTGGAGATCCACCTGCGCGCCCGGGCCGGTTCCCTCACCCGCGCCGAGGGCGGCCGATGGGCCGTCGAGACCGACGGTGAACGGTTCGAGGCGGAAACCGTCGTCCTCGCCGTGCCGCAGGGCGAGACCCACGGTCTGCTGCCCGACGGGGCGCTCGACGACCCGGGCCGGCTGCTCGACCTCACCGACGCACCGATCCTGAACGTGCACGTCGTCTATGACCGCAAGGTGCTGCGCAGACCGTTCTTCGCCGCTCTCGGATCACCCGTGCAGTGGGTCTTCGACCGGACGGCCTCCTCCGGCCTCCAGGGCGGCGGCCAGTACCTCGCGGTGTCCCAGTCCGCCGCGCAGGACGAGATCGATCTGCCCGTCGCGGAGCTGCGCAGGCGCTACCTGCCCGAGCTGGAGAGGCTTCTCCCGGCGGCGCGAGGGGCCGGGATCCGCGACTTCTTCGTCACCCGGGAACGCACCGCGACCTTCGCACCCACGCCGGGTGTGGGACGCCTGAGGCCGGACACCCACACCCGCGCCGCCGGGCTGCACCTGGCGGGAGCATGGACCGCCACCGGCTGGCCCGCCACGATGGAGGGAGCCGTCCGCAGTGGCTTCAGCGCCGCGGACGCCGCGCTCCAGGCCCTCGGCCGGCCACACGAACATCCGCTGCAGGAGGCGGCATGA